Proteins encoded in a region of the Acidimicrobiia bacterium genome:
- a CDS encoding hydroxymethylbilane synthase, with protein sequence MFPEKPRRWLKPWLTCSNWTRRSRETESAVRSELGPVALIRLLSRKSNLALIQAREVQAAIRNVDPSVQVEIVTVTSAGERAPDRRIEEFDTTGVFTKALEEALIEGAGDAAVHSAKDLPTILEDRFEIAAYLRRGDRRDALVIRSDQDNGKGHRSLDSRWEGYEEGQGGFLESALSVGALVATGSVRRRAQLSKLRPDLTFMDLRGNMERRLESLRKCDGVVAGACALDRLGISEGGRSHLKILRLHEEVVVPAAGQGAIAVESLRGDTFADLWAGISDKMTAVEVAAERFFLRGLRAGCTAPVGVTAHLLEDNTVSITSVVCSRDGHRSLKVRYRLGSVEEAVKGGDELASEASEIWATDACLPE encoded by the coding sequence CTGTTTCCGGAAAAGCCGAGGCGCTGGCTGAAGCCTTGGCTTACTTGTTCGAACTGGACCCGGAGAAGCCGAGAGACTGAGTCTGCGGTCCGATCGGAGCTTGGGCCGGTGGCGCTTATAAGGCTTTTATCGCGGAAGAGCAACCTTGCGCTTATTCAGGCGAGGGAAGTGCAGGCGGCTATCCGCAATGTTGATCCATCTGTGCAGGTCGAGATCGTCACGGTTACAAGCGCAGGCGAAAGGGCACCCGACAGGCGAATAGAGGAGTTCGATACCACGGGGGTGTTTACGAAAGCTCTAGAGGAGGCGCTAATCGAGGGCGCGGGTGATGCGGCAGTCCACTCTGCGAAGGATCTCCCCACAATCTTAGAAGACCGTTTCGAAATAGCCGCCTATCTTCGGAGAGGTGATCGTAGAGACGCATTGGTGATTCGAAGCGACCAAGACAATGGCAAAGGCCACCGTTCGCTGGATTCTAGATGGGAAGGATATGAGGAGGGGCAGGGCGGATTCTTGGAGTCGGCACTTTCTGTAGGGGCGCTGGTGGCGACAGGAAGCGTAAGGCGGCGCGCGCAATTGTCGAAACTTCGGCCAGATCTGACGTTTATGGATCTGCGAGGAAACATGGAGCGTAGGCTGGAATCGCTGCGCAAATGCGACGGTGTCGTTGCTGGAGCTTGCGCCCTAGACAGGCTCGGTATTTCCGAGGGAGGTCGATCCCATCTGAAGATCCTTCGCTTACACGAGGAAGTGGTGGTGCCAGCGGCAGGACAGGGCGCAATCGCCGTCGAGTCTTTGCGCGGAGACACATTTGCTGATTTGTGGGCCGGTATTTCGGACAAGATGACGGCGGTCGAAGTAGCCGCCGAGCGCTTTTTTCTTAGAGGCTTGCGTGCAGGTTGCACGGCCCCCGTCGGGGTAACGGCGCACCTTTTGGAGGACAATACCGTTTCGATTACATCAGTGGTTTGCTCCCGAGACGGTCATCGTTCACTGAAAGTCCGGTACCGTCTAGGCTCGGTCGAGGAGGCCGTAAAAGGCGGGGATGAGTTGGCGTCGGAGGCTTCCGAGATTTGGGCCACCGATGCGTGCCTGCCGGAGTGA
- a CDS encoding glutamyl-tRNA reductase gives MSLVVYGVSYRSAPLERLERLAISGEEMPKALQSLVGMSSVLEGAILSTCNRVEIYAKVTQFHSGVADIKHFIEDFRGVREAELVDSAYLLFDAAALHHLFRVASGLDSMVLGETEILGQVRQAIDNSRQLGASGRILGRAFQRAIETGKRVRNETGISSNPASISSAAVQLVSQKLGGLAGRRVAVVGAGEAGQSAARALAAAGCAKIYVVNRRQSTAKAVAERIGGEAVSFSQLPTIAADIEILVTCTRASEVVITYDDVESFARTRSHSPLLIVDIAVPRDVDPSVGSIEGVEILDIEDLEAVAEEGRRQRAVEAEKAARIIEEELEKFLFELQVDEYRQIIAELTFSFEEILESELGKVSRRAGVNPEAVELARRVSRAVTKKILHRPVTRLKEAAVSGKAEALAEALAYLFELDPEKPRD, from the coding sequence ATGTCTCTCGTAGTTTATGGAGTGAGCTATCGAAGCGCTCCCCTGGAGCGACTGGAGCGGCTGGCAATCTCGGGGGAGGAGATGCCCAAGGCACTCCAATCTCTGGTGGGAATGTCTAGCGTGTTGGAGGGAGCCATACTTTCAACTTGCAACCGAGTCGAGATCTACGCAAAGGTGACGCAGTTTCACTCCGGGGTTGCAGACATCAAGCATTTCATTGAGGACTTTCGCGGTGTGAGAGAGGCGGAGCTAGTGGACTCGGCGTACTTGCTATTCGATGCGGCTGCTTTGCATCACTTGTTCAGAGTCGCCTCAGGCCTTGATTCTATGGTCTTGGGCGAGACCGAGATCCTAGGACAAGTGCGCCAGGCTATCGACAACTCCCGCCAGCTTGGAGCCTCCGGTCGAATCCTTGGCCGTGCATTCCAAAGGGCAATAGAAACCGGGAAGCGGGTACGTAACGAGACCGGAATTTCTTCCAACCCTGCCTCGATATCTTCTGCAGCAGTTCAGCTCGTCTCGCAAAAGTTGGGGGGCCTTGCAGGGCGCAGGGTCGCTGTCGTAGGTGCAGGCGAGGCTGGTCAGTCCGCTGCCCGGGCGCTTGCGGCTGCGGGCTGTGCCAAGATCTACGTAGTAAACAGAAGGCAGAGTACGGCGAAAGCTGTTGCCGAGAGGATAGGAGGCGAGGCTGTGTCCTTTAGCCAACTGCCTACTATCGCCGCCGACATCGAGATTCTCGTCACTTGTACGAGGGCATCAGAGGTCGTAATTACGTACGACGATGTAGAGTCGTTCGCCAGGACACGCTCGCACTCGCCTCTTCTCATCGTCGATATAGCGGTCCCCCGCGATGTAGATCCTTCGGTAGGGTCGATCGAGGGAGTTGAAATTCTAGACATTGAAGACCTAGAAGCCGTTGCCGAAGAGGGGCGCCGGCAACGGGCTGTGGAAGCTGAGAAAGCCGCCCGAATAATCGAGGAAGAACTTGAAAAGTTTCTCTTCGAGTTACAGGTGGATGAGTATCGGCAGATCATTGCAGAGCTCACTTTTAGCTTCGAAGAGATTCTAGAGAGCGAGTTGGGGAAGGTATCGCGCAGAGCTGGGGTGAACCCGGAAGCGGTGGAGCTAGCACGCAGGGTATCTAGGGCCGTGACAAAAAAAATCTTGCATCGGCCGGTGACTCGCTTAAAGGAGGCAGCTGTTTCCGGAAAAGCCGAGGCGCTGGCTGAAGCCTTGGCTTACTTGTTCGAACTGGACCCGGAGAAGCCGAGAGACTGA
- a CDS encoding siroheme synthase encodes MTPRRWYPINIRLDDKPCVVIGGGHVAHQKVVGLLDATSRVTVIAPELCEELQRLHRDGVIDWIAKKYATGDLDGFFLAITATDDPSTNAQVYCDGERDRVLVNSADDPDNCRFILPSRVIRGELVISVSTGGRSPAMATYMRKRLEEEFGPEWGVLTELLGKARDAIRAAGRSTEGMSEKWEAAISEEVLELIRRGELDEARKAIDRCLS; translated from the coding sequence ATGACGCCAAGGCGATGGTATCCGATCAACATTCGCTTAGACGATAAGCCCTGTGTCGTAATTGGTGGTGGTCATGTGGCACATCAGAAGGTCGTGGGCTTATTAGATGCTACTAGTCGGGTCACGGTTATAGCACCCGAACTGTGCGAGGAACTACAGCGCCTACATAGAGACGGAGTCATCGATTGGATTGCTAAAAAGTACGCTACCGGAGATTTGGACGGCTTTTTTTTGGCCATTACGGCGACAGACGATCCATCGACCAATGCACAGGTTTATTGCGATGGCGAACGGGACCGAGTTCTTGTCAATTCAGCTGATGACCCGGACAACTGTCGCTTCATCCTTCCTTCTAGGGTAATTAGAGGGGAACTCGTGATTTCCGTCTCCACGGGTGGTCGAAGCCCAGCCATGGCTACATACATGCGAAAACGCCTTGAAGAGGAGTTCGGGCCCGAGTGGGGTGTACTTACCGAACTTTTGGGAAAGGCGCGAGATGCAATTCGTGCTGCAGGACGATCCACGGAGGGAATGTCGGAGAAGTGGGAGGCTGCCATATCCGAGGAGGTGTTGGAATTGATACGCAGGGGTGAGTTGGACGAGGCCAGGAAAGCAATCGACAGATGTCTCTCGTAG
- a CDS encoding redox-sensing transcriptional repressor Rex: protein MTKQQSYGERLSATAPKKAMKIPEATVARLPLYYRALLGLSDMEVPTVSSDQLALMSGVNAAKVRKDLSYLGSYGTRGVGYDVQYLLDQIGRELGLDKQWTVAIVGVGNLGSALANYKGFRERGFKIVALFDADPQKVGTSVGGLVVLPVEDLEVICKREGVEIGIVAVPATHAQEATEMLVSAGVRSILNFAPVEVRVPNNVIVRKVDVAVELQILAFYTREDLTRTAISELSERSNVALENEDHSVRAGEGR, encoded by the coding sequence ATGACAAAACAACAATCTTACGGCGAACGCCTCTCGGCAACAGCACCAAAAAAGGCAATGAAAATTCCCGAGGCGACGGTCGCTAGGCTGCCTCTTTACTATCGTGCCCTTTTGGGACTCTCGGACATGGAAGTGCCCACTGTAAGTTCCGACCAGCTCGCCTTGATGTCTGGCGTCAACGCAGCCAAGGTACGCAAGGACTTGTCTTATCTAGGATCCTATGGAACTCGCGGAGTCGGCTACGATGTGCAGTACTTGCTTGACCAGATAGGAAGGGAGCTAGGCCTAGACAAACAATGGACCGTAGCAATAGTGGGGGTAGGGAATCTTGGCTCTGCGCTTGCTAACTACAAAGGTTTCAGGGAGCGGGGGTTCAAGATAGTCGCCCTGTTCGACGCCGATCCCCAAAAGGTAGGAACCTCTGTCGGAGGCCTTGTGGTATTGCCAGTCGAAGACCTAGAAGTGATCTGTAAGCGGGAAGGTGTCGAGATAGGAATCGTGGCGGTTCCCGCAACTCACGCTCAAGAAGCCACTGAGATGCTCGTCTCTGCGGGTGTTAGGTCGATCCTGAACTTTGCTCCTGTAGAGGTGCGTGTGCCCAACAATGTCATAGTTAGAAAGGTAGACGTTGCGGTGGAACTCCAAATTCTGGCTTTTTACACCAGGGAGGATTTGACACGCACAGCAATTTCGGAGCTGAGTGAGCGCTCAAATGTAGCACTGGAGAACGAGGATCACTCTGTTAGAGCGGGCGAGGGCCGATGA
- a CDS encoding FAD-dependent oxidoreductase — translation MSDISGFCGISSEAAKASAKRLYLRSSLASLGGFVRQTLRLSREVDVVEDVDVVVCGGGPAGLAAAVSSARMGATTLLVERYGFLGGNFTAASVGTLCGLYFNTGSGFDFAVSGFPCEVSERLQRAGAAMGPVPFKETAVLLYIPWAAKRMGDALATETEGLRVLLHCRAADAIVETGDDGSRVDGVVLSTKRGLWVVRGKAYVDATGDADIAFYAGVPTEIGPPGHRQFASMQFFIEHADSQKALPWIQRLPEIIAEHGQHLTRDSGALIPTGRPGEFVGAMTRVTKNGDPIDATDPYDQTFGEIEGRRIAELTFEFVKKHVPGFENSFLQDTPPQLGIRESRRIQGRFVLDKHHLLEGTPFEDSVATGAWPLEFHVRGKETTYEFFPPGHRYYLPFRSLLPEGFANLLVAGRCISATHEALASTRVMAPCMALGQAAGTAAAIAAKEGLDACSVPVRDLRDALSAAGVEL, via the coding sequence ATAAGTGATATTAGCGGTTTTTGTGGAATCTCTAGCGAGGCAGCGAAAGCAAGCGCTAAAAGATTATATTTGCGAAGTTCGTTAGCGAGCCTAGGCGGATTTGTGAGACAGACGCTCCGGCTTTCCAGAGAGGTAGACGTCGTCGAAGATGTAGATGTCGTCGTATGCGGCGGAGGGCCCGCAGGACTTGCTGCAGCTGTTTCTTCCGCCCGCATGGGCGCCACCACGCTTCTTGTGGAGCGATATGGATTTTTAGGCGGCAATTTCACCGCAGCGAGCGTTGGCACTCTGTGTGGGCTTTACTTCAACACGGGCTCTGGATTTGACTTTGCTGTTAGCGGATTCCCGTGTGAGGTCTCCGAGCGCCTTCAACGCGCCGGTGCGGCGATGGGGCCGGTTCCGTTTAAGGAGACGGCCGTTTTGCTGTATATCCCTTGGGCAGCCAAACGCATGGGGGATGCGCTAGCTACAGAGACAGAAGGTCTCAGGGTCCTGCTGCACTGCAGGGCAGCCGATGCAATTGTGGAGACCGGTGATGACGGTTCTCGCGTTGACGGCGTTGTCTTGTCCACCAAGCGCGGATTGTGGGTGGTTCGGGGAAAAGCATACGTAGACGCTACAGGCGACGCTGACATAGCGTTTTATGCTGGAGTACCGACGGAGATTGGTCCGCCTGGCCATAGACAGTTCGCATCCATGCAATTTTTCATCGAACACGCCGACTCCCAGAAAGCGTTGCCGTGGATACAACGCCTGCCGGAGATTATCGCAGAGCATGGCCAACATCTCACCCGCGACTCTGGAGCCCTGATTCCTACGGGCCGACCCGGCGAGTTCGTGGGGGCGATGACTCGAGTGACCAAAAACGGAGACCCAATCGACGCTACCGATCCCTACGATCAGACCTTCGGGGAGATCGAGGGAAGGCGCATAGCCGAGCTTACTTTTGAGTTTGTAAAGAAACACGTGCCCGGCTTCGAGAATTCTTTTCTGCAGGACACCCCGCCCCAACTTGGAATTCGAGAGTCCAGGCGGATTCAGGGAAGATTTGTGTTGGACAAGCACCACCTCCTAGAGGGCACCCCCTTCGAAGACAGTGTCGCTACGGGGGCATGGCCTCTCGAGTTTCATGTTAGGGGCAAGGAAACAACCTACGAGTTTTTCCCGCCTGGGCATCGTTACTATCTTCCGTTTAGATCGCTTCTCCCAGAGGGATTTGCCAACCTCTTGGTAGCGGGACGTTGCATCTCGGCTACACATGAGGCTCTTGCCTCGACTCGTGTGATGGCGCCGTGCATGGCACTCGGTCAGGCAGCGGGAACGGCCGCAGCTATAGCCGCAAAGGAAGGGCTCGACGCTTGCTCGGTGCCGGTGAGGGATTTGAGGGATGCCCTCAGCGCTGCCGGTGTAGAACTCTGA
- a CDS encoding LLM class F420-dependent oxidoreductase has translation MKLAVGIPPAGTSVKDALDFIKGAESLGVGTVWVPEAYGTDAATQLGYLAAVTERIELGSGIMQIPARTPTMTAMTAATLDLLSGGRFVLGLGVSGPQVAEGWYGTPFTKPLLRTREYVEILRKIWDRKERLTFEGEAYSIPTRGGMGLGKPLKLMFQPPRRIPVYIAAMGPKNVALTAEIADGWLPAFYSPDRADVFKPYLEEGFKRGNRNPADLDIVAPAFVSVARDFSVEAARSVAKAMLSFYAGGMGAKEANFYNDLLKRYGYSKEAEQIQELFLAGKRAEAAQAVPDELVDSMGLWGNDSRVAERLSKYSEAGVTTLQLNVVAGDTSARLSQIETVLRIGESL, from the coding sequence ATGAAGCTTGCTGTTGGGATCCCTCCGGCTGGGACGTCAGTGAAGGACGCTTTGGATTTTATAAAAGGGGCGGAAAGCTTAGGGGTTGGGACAGTTTGGGTACCAGAGGCCTACGGTACGGACGCAGCTACACAGCTGGGATACCTCGCTGCCGTGACCGAGCGAATCGAACTTGGTTCGGGGATTATGCAGATTCCGGCACGCACTCCGACGATGACGGCCATGACAGCTGCTACATTGGATCTGCTGTCCGGAGGACGATTCGTTCTCGGACTCGGAGTTTCTGGTCCACAGGTAGCCGAAGGATGGTACGGCACTCCTTTCACAAAGCCATTGCTCCGAACGCGCGAGTACGTAGAGATTTTGCGAAAGATCTGGGACCGCAAAGAACGTCTTACCTTCGAGGGTGAGGCGTATTCTATACCCACGCGGGGCGGAATGGGGTTGGGAAAGCCTCTCAAGCTTATGTTTCAGCCCCCACGCCGAATTCCCGTCTACATCGCAGCTATGGGCCCTAAAAACGTGGCTTTGACAGCAGAGATTGCGGACGGCTGGTTGCCCGCTTTCTACAGCCCCGATCGGGCGGATGTATTCAAGCCTTATCTAGAGGAAGGGTTCAAACGAGGCAACCGCAATCCTGCCGATCTTGACATCGTCGCACCTGCGTTCGTGAGCGTAGCCAGAGACTTTTCCGTTGAAGCGGCGCGCAGTGTAGCCAAAGCGATGTTGAGCTTTTATGCCGGGGGGATGGGAGCTAAAGAGGCGAATTTCTATAACGATTTGCTGAAAAGGTATGGGTACAGCAAGGAAGCCGAGCAAATCCAGGAGCTGTTTCTTGCGGGAAAGCGTGCCGAGGCGGCGCAAGCTGTCCCTGATGAGCTGGTCGATTCAATGGGACTGTGGGGGAACGACTCGCGGGTAGCCGAGCGCCTCAGCAAATACAGCGAGGCTGGCGTTACCACGTTGCAACTGAACGTAGTTGCAGGGGACACTTCAGCACGACTGTCTCAGATAGAGACAGTTCTTCGGATAGGAGAGTCCCTGTAG
- a CDS encoding glycerol acyltransferase, whose protein sequence is MPLLRFLYEKWWRVEVRGIENVPARGPAMVVANHSGTLPWDGAMIITAMQLEHPAKPVIRLLGADLLWTVPFLSHWARKIGNTVACDENALFLLRRGELVGVFPEGFKGIGKPFSERYRLQRFGRGGFVEVAIATGAPLIPCAIVGAEEIYPMIYDFQPLARLFNLPYFPITPFFPLLGPLGLVPLPSKWIIEFGEPIPTDAYPPEAKDDPMTLFELSDQIRDTIQQMLYRNLMARGSWIA, encoded by the coding sequence ATGCCCCTTCTGCGCTTTCTCTATGAGAAATGGTGGAGGGTCGAGGTTCGAGGGATAGAGAACGTTCCTGCCAGAGGTCCAGCCATGGTAGTGGCCAACCATTCCGGAACGCTTCCCTGGGACGGAGCCATGATAATAACGGCCATGCAGCTAGAGCACCCGGCTAAGCCTGTCATCCGGTTGCTCGGAGCTGACTTACTCTGGACAGTACCCTTTTTGAGTCACTGGGCGCGGAAGATCGGAAACACGGTAGCCTGCGACGAGAATGCCTTGTTCCTGTTGAGGAGAGGAGAGTTGGTCGGGGTTTTCCCAGAGGGGTTCAAAGGAATCGGCAAGCCGTTCTCGGAGAGGTATCGCCTTCAGCGTTTTGGAAGGGGGGGCTTTGTCGAGGTGGCTATCGCAACCGGAGCTCCGCTCATCCCTTGCGCAATCGTCGGAGCCGAGGAGATCTACCCGATGATCTACGACTTCCAGCCCCTGGCCCGCCTTTTCAACTTGCCATACTTTCCTATCACGCCGTTCTTTCCCCTCTTGGGGCCGCTCGGTTTGGTACCGCTCCCCTCCAAATGGATTATCGAATTCGGTGAACCGATTCCCACTGATGCATACCCACCCGAGGCCAAAGACGACCCCATGACCCTGTTCGAGCTTTCAGACCAAATAAGAGACACAATCCAGCAGATGCTTTATAGGAACCTCATGGCACGGGGAAGCTGGATAGCTTGA